The sequence CTCTCTTCTCAATCAGCCTCATGACTGTATTGCTTAAGCCCAACGTGTTGACAACATCCAGGATCTTCTTCTGAGTACCCTAAGAataaaaagacagcaaagaaacaatTAACCTCATGATCCAACACTTCTTACTCAGCAGCCTAAGAATATTTCATCATGGGTGAAACTTGCTGTCGGGCAACAGTTTCTACACTGTAAGAGGAGATGGGCACTGGAGCTGTAAGTAGCTGGATAATGAGACTAATTAATTTACACACATGAACAAGTGGTTAAAGATACAAAACAATCTCTCCAGACAAAGAGATCAGAAAGAGAGGCTCAGAGGAAATGCAGCACCTATGGAGGCACTGAGAGGTCTTCTGGTCCTTTTCCAGACAGGGAGTCCAACAGCAGCTCAAAGCATCCTGATCATACAATCTTTCTTAAAGAACTTCCCTCCTGCTGAAATATAGTTCGTACTAACAAGACATTGAAAAGGAGGTCCAGAAGCTTGTAAGGCTAATGGTGAAGTGCAATGAAAAGGCATACAAAAGTCTAATTAATGCCACCTCAATAAATCCTTCTGAAGAAAAgcactgaatcatagaattgatTGAATCATAGGTTGAGGCTTGAAGGGACCTGTAAAGGTCACCCCAGaccaaccccctgcagtcaACAGGGACATCTCTAACAACATCAGGTGCTCAGAGCCCCACCCAACCTGATCTCGAATGCTTCCAGGAATGGGACATCTACCATCTCTGAGAAACCTGGAGCAGTGTTTCACCATCCTccttgtaaaatttttttttcagtatctagtctaaatctccccccattcagtttaaaaccatcaccccttgccctgtcagctctgctgaaaagtCTCTCCTCCACTGAACACAGTGCTGCAGGTGTGCTGCAGGCGTGCTGCAGGCAGACCCTCAGCTTTGTTTCACCGCAGTTGGGATTATTTAAGAACGTGGATCCCATCAGTTGCCACATGAGCAGGAAGGACACAACAGATTTacagggagctgcagaactGGAGGTACCAGAAATGATCTGGAGGAGACATTACTGCAGTGCAGCAGGAAAAGTCCTGCTTAATTTGAGGGCAATAGGCAAAGGCAACTGAAATGCAGGCACGTAGCTGACCTCTGGGCACAGGTCAGAGCTGGACCAGCCCctctgggaagaagggagaaacaTGAGAGCTGCAGAGTGACAATGGTGCAGGTGGGTGAGAGACAGAGGTGGGTGAGAAGGAACTTTCTAGAGAAGTTTCTCAGAGGTAGCAGAGGaatgggcaggcagaggggctgcactgagcaccacagctcagctcccagcacacTCAGACACTGTCCAGGGCCAGCCCCATCACACCTCTGTCAGCACAGTACCCAGGGTACCCAGGTGGGCACTGCTGGAACAGCCTCCTCACATCAGGAGAGTGAGAGGTGGCATCATCCCTCAAACTGACTGCTGGGTCCAATGTTTTAACAGAACACCCTGGTTCAAAAAGTGGCAAGACTTCAAAGGTGTTTCTTCTCCAAGCAAGGTCAATAGCACACGTGCCCATCACAAAGTTTTACTACcgtgctttaaaataaaatctctcttttaaaataaaatctcttctctcctctcagTCCACCATACCTTTGGTctcaaaagattaaaaaggtGAAATTTGGGAACAGTTTTGAATATTAGCCTGATTTAAGATCTGAATCAACATCTGCCAGTTGGCCATTACTTCCTGTTCTTCActtgaacaaaaccaaaccaaacaaataaagaaaagagaccataacagaacaaaacaacattCACCACTCCTGATAGTAAATACTGTGCACGTGAAGACTGTGGGGCCATCCAGCCACAAAAAAAGAGTTTAGAGATATTGCTTTTTATCACCTTATTAGGAAGATTTCAGAATAATAGAGtttgggcttttcccagcatgAGGCAAAGTTTGTACTGAAACAAACTcatgtatttcttttacttAGCCTGATCATCAGAAATGCAGAACAGCGTGGGGTCTTTCTGGTAAAAAATTTGATGCCCCCACCTTTAATGTCACTCTCTGgtccctcagcccctgcaggaTGTTGGTCCCACTGCCAATAAGATCATCCATGCCACGATGGGCATTCTGGAGGGATTCATTAAACTGTAATGTTTCGTCGATCGGGATGGTGGTGTCAGAGTCCTGTGGGGGAAAGGCAGCGTCTCGGTTACCTTGCCTGCTCACTCAGACTGCCCACACACAGACAGAGCCAGAAAAGAACATGCAGAGACAAATGCTGTGACAGGACTTGAAGCATTATGTTctaaacatttttgttttttcacatgGATATTAAATATAACATCGACATTtaggtggggaaaaaagtaatttagaaaAGGCTCCAGGAAACAAGCCGAGAGGCAAAGCTGATCAGCTGGTCAACTGCAATTAGGACTTGAAGGATAAAAAGTCAGATTAAAAGTGGAGGAATTTTGAAAATCTCAGTTTATGATATTTGTAGGAAAGCGTATTACAAGGGAGAACATCACAACTAACAGaatgtagcaagacaaacctcttttagggcacggcgctccaaggtccaaccaggtgttccatgagaaactcacgaatagtgctctgagtctaatgctctcagggctgaccagcctgaatcagtgctactgctccaaaagtggcctcccctctggcttcctcaggtgtgagctttttattggccccctaatcctgctcatgcgcagtaggggcctgccctaatcaggcacaggtgggcttaacacgaggtcatgcccactacctggcaattagtgccacctggttgcctcattgcACTACAACAGAACGTCTTAGTTTCACAAGGAGTCATTTCTTCATTGCAAATGGAAGACTTTGGAAAGATTCCATACCCTGTTCCTAAGCACAGGAGCACCTGGGAGATGACATTCTGTAAACTCCTGTTTGCAACAAGGTGCAGACTTCTGACAGTGAGGGCAAGCAGGCATGAACCCAGCTCATTGAGGGACAGATTCATCATCACCCTGGCCTCatctaaacaaaaaattaaccTTTTTCTAGAAAAGATGCATTAGCTCAATTAGAAACTATGAATCTTGAAATGGAAATAGCTGGATACAGCTCACTGACTGGGCTTGTACAAGAGGTCAGAGGATGCAATCACTTCTGACTTTCAGAACCCTCCAGTTTAATCTTCTCTGGACACCATTCCACCAGGAGTCAAGGTCCCAGCTCATCACTCACACACTGTTTTACCCACAGGAACCCTTGCACTGTAAGACATTAAGTGTGGCAGCTTCCTGCTTCCAGGTCCTCAGAATGGGAGGATTCCTGTCTAGGGCAAAAGATGGTTCATGTCCTACACGTGGCTGTCACCTGCAGGTTACCTGCTTCTAACACCACCAAACTTGCAGTGAGTAGACTGgtaattattaataaataaatacacaaacaCAGGAATGACATGTGGGATCCAGTGTCAGGTGTTGTGCTTACTGTGGGGAATGACAAATAAATGGCAGAGGtgtcagcagctgcaggggcagTCACTGGGTGAAGAAGCCTCAGAAGCACAAGCATCTCTTTGATCAAATGTTAAACACTAAGAGTGGAACAAGTGTTGTCTTAGGTGagtctgcagagcagcagcacttgaAATCTGCATCTGAGTGGCTATTATTTCAGGTATTTATTAAAACTTCAGATCAGCAGGGACTACATTTCCCGTACAAGGACCTTGCAGGGTATTTTAAATACACCACaaggaagcaagaaaaacactgaagtaGATTTTTGACCCAAAATGCTACAAGGGAAAGTTTTAAAGACCAATCTTATCTTCAAATTAAGCAAAATGTTCAGAAATGCTACAGCTTTCAAAAGCTTTCAGAGTGCTTACACACTCAGCTGAAGGTTCTGTTTAATAGAAAAAACTAGAAaatagtagaaaaaaacccttgcCATTTATTTTGCACTTGCAAGCCTGTTATTGCTTCTCAAAACTGTTCCATTTACACCAGGCTTTATTTCTGGACAAGTTTTCCTACAGCAAAATTATCTCCATGTTTGCATAGGAACACCACagtatttgaaaacaaatcagGTTTCAAATTTCAGTGTTCAAGTCTTGTTTATAATTTTGAGATAGCCAACAAAATGTCTGAGAAGTGTATTGAACTTCCCAAATCTCAAGGAAACAGCACTGCTCACATTCGTTCTTCCTTGCCCTAACAATGGATGACAATACAGAAAACAACTGGCAAGCTGTATGCCTtgaaccaaaaataaaaaaataaaaccaaacagaacaaaaaactcaaagaaaaaatatcaaaacaataaaaaaaaatactagctTTCGAGttacagaaaaatctgaaagtaAACCTACACTAATCCTATTCTGGGAATTTGCACCTGGGGGGATTTCCCAGTGGAGGAACTAAAAATTATCAAGAATTGACAGAAACACCTTattaaaagtcattaaaaacTTTTGACTCATTTACAGGTAAAAAGCATGgtggcttttttccccagctgtgtTATTTATATTTGAACAAATGAAAGCTTGCTGACATCTACTGACAGCAGGTGTATGAAGGTTTAAAAACCTCATGATTTGACAAAGACATTTGACACAAATGCAAGTAAAATGTGTGCTCTGGCACTGAGCACATTCACTCTCTGAAAACTGCTTTGTAAAACGAGGAGATGTGCTGGGTAAAACAGGAGCAGCAGTTTCTGGAATCCTGTACTGCTGCCTCTTACCAGACTGACTCTTCCTTGCAAGTTGTACTGTTTCAACCCATACTATGACATTTTTCCACCACTGGAGTCATCCCTATATCTTGCTTGGGACTTCTCTGAaaggctgcagcccctggagcagAGGTGTGAAATGAAAGGGTATTTACATTGGTGGTGAAGGAACGAGCAAGCAGCTCCTCCCGCTGCCGCTCCTGCTGCTCCCGGAGGTACCGGCGGTGCTGGAagttcctcagggctgtctgcagGTGCTGCACATCGTACTTCAGCTGCTCAACCCGGCTGCAAAGGAGCAACAACAGGAAGGCATTCCAGGGGTAATAAACACCactcttttttttggggtgttttttgtaTGAATAATGGAGCAATCTAAACTAGCAGCAACAAATCGTAAAGAATGATGGAATCTAGGGATCCAGAAATAAAAGGACATGGAATATCAGGCTTCTGTTCCAGATTCCTGTGCCTTGTTTTTCCACTGAACAGGTGATTGTTTAGCTGGAGGATAACATCAGAATGTTTATGAATTCCTGAAGCTATCTCATGACCAGGCTCTTCAGGAGTTACATCCACATTCCTCATTTAGCACAGGTTTGGAAAGGTGGCAGGAGTTGAAGTTTCTGTTTTATGACCTTCATGCATGTAAATGATTAAGCTTTCAAGTTTCATTAATTAGCACCACGTTCTTAAGttttagtttttattaaaaGGAGGTTACAAGTCAGTGGGCAATACAGGGAACATCTCCACTGGGCTAAAATCCCGTCCAGAACTCCACTGTGTCTGATCAAATGTTTGATGATTATAAAGTCCAGATCCACCCCTCATAGCTTCAAAGGCATTTTGGGACAAAATATTAATAGTAGAGTCACAGGATAAATTACAACATGAAGTCTTGAGGTCTCTAGTCCAACCTCCAGCTCAAACCAGTGCTAACTTTAGAAACCTCCTTATTTTAGTCATCAGCAGTGAGGAAAGTGGTCCCAAGGAAATGACACCAGCTGCAGttattttacttattatttCCACAAATaccatcaaaagaaaaaaaaattctactctATACGGCATTTAAGCATCAAAGTGCCACATTCTGCCCACCTTAGAAGAGAGCCATGATTCCAGTTCCATCACTAGTCTGTGCTTACATGCAGGAATGTAATTTTGAATACGTGCCTCCATTTTTCTACTGTAGAGCATATTGTATGCAAACTGTAATGTTTTCACTCAAATCAAAAGGCAAAGGGCTTCAATAAatctaatgaaaataattacaaatcACTATCATAGCAGAAAGGTGAACTTACAGTTTAGCATTCTGTCGTTTATTGGGAGGTTCTTTGCTGGACTGGATTTCCAGACGCTCCAAGTTGCTGAATATGTTGTCTATCCTGGCCTGAATCTCATTTTCTACCACtgtgaggaaataaaaatatgatttgAGTTGAATTAAAGAACTGTAATATGAGTGAAGGCAGCAGCTCAAAAGCATTCAAACCAGTATTTAAAACGTGACAGATGCGAATCCTTAACTGGATTACAAAAACAACTGACAGCAATACTAACCACAAAAAGCCAGTTCTTTAACTCATTAATTTGAGACTCTTGGAGCTACCAAACCCCCTGCTCTTTTAGTATTTGGGCCTCTTTCTCTATCATCTCCATGTATTAGGATTTAAAGCTCCCACATTTCCCCCCTTcagccccttcctgctcccttgGCAGTTATTTGCTCACACAAGCTGATTGCCAGGATGGTTCTCAGAACCATGGGAAATTAAACTCTCTGAAAACTATTACCACAGGGTTAATGTACATCATCCATACCTATAGCAGGGCAGGGTTAATGTACATCATCCATACCTATAGCAGGGCAGGGTTAATGTACATCATCCATACCTATAGCAGGGGAGACAGACAGAGCATGGGAAGGATTCAGAGCTGACAGAATCAGCAGACTGGCCAAACAGCTCAGAAAGATGTGGCCAGAACAGGGCTGAAGCTCTTGCAAGTGTAAGTGTAACACACGTAAGCGCACCACGCGTAAGCGCACCACGTGTCACTTTATGAGGTGAGAAACTCAGACAAGTGGGGAGAGGAGTCACCTCCTGCAGTTCCTGCAGTCAGCAGGCAGCACAACTCAGTACAAGCCCCAACCCCACAGAGTGTAACCAGGTCACAGTCCAGCATTTCACAACTTAAAGAATTGCACAGAAGGGTGAAAGACAGGAGCACTATTAATTATCTGGTGTTGTTGTGTTTAAAGGTGGTGAGCTGCAAGGCTGAAGGCACAACCCCcccagcacatccacagcctgaCCATGAGAGGACAGAAGCCTCGTGTCCATGCAGCCACCAGGACAGTCCTGAAGTCTCAGACTGCTGTGGTCAGAACCTGGTACCAACAATCACCAAATCCTACAGACCCCACCTGATCTTGTGTTGAGTTCGGATTAAAGAGGTGTGCAGGAAAGCAGCACTACCCAGCTGCTAACTACTCCACAGTATCTCAAGACTTTCCAGAAAATCACACTCAGCAGAAcccagaaaagcaaacagcattgacagctcctccagcctctgaTCTCACAGAGAGAGTAACTCACACATGGAGACACAAATCCATTTAATTGTCATATTTCAGCTCTCCGTCCTTTGGTACTGCTAAACTTGACAGAGCAGACAGACAATTACAGCTTTTGCTGGTCCAAGCAGTTGTAACACTACTTGGTCATCtcccacttctctgggcaagaAGGGATTGTATGGTCAAAGTTGGAAAAGGAAACTGCAACACAAACTGGGATTTCTTGGCACTTGTTCTTGCTCTTCAGCCAAAAATAACCCTTTTCCCCATAAATTCTAAAATAGGTACTAATATCTACACCACATATACATAATAcatcttttatatatatataaaaatctctATATAAAttgcatgtatatatacataagTATAAACACTGTTCATTTATTGCCCATGTGAGCTGGTGCACAATCTTGAGGTGAGCTCAAGCAGCAGAGGCAAGATGACAAATTAGGGTAATTTTCAAGGGGGTCCAAAATCACATCCAGTGATTAGCATTCCAGAAATCTGGCACTGTACCAGCAGTAGTACAACTACCACGAAAAAACAGCACTGGTAGACAAgtccctatttttttttagaggaaaagTTATCTCAGCCCTTTCTACAGCAAAGACAGCTCCACAAATATATTCAGGGTAAGAGAAGTCAACAAGTGCAAAAATGTCAAGGCAGTGTTCTTGTGCTTCAGAGTTCCTGGTGAGGCCCATCAGCAATTACTCATGCAGGAATTAAGGGCCAAGATACATTTGCCAGTTCTGCACAGGGGTATAAAGTCAGGCCACGACACATCATGGTATGTTATTCCCATCATTTTATTAGCACAGGGTTATAGTCCCAATTTCCTGAGGCAATTCCAGGCCTAGCTGTTCTATTACTTCACCTAAGCAGATGGAATGCCAGGGTCTGACTCTGATGCAAGCTGGAACCATGAGAAGCACCTTGCTTAAATTCCTGCACACCAAATCAGTGTTTCCCCCAGAAACTGGACTGAGGGTCTTTTAGAGAACACTGCCAATCAGTGGATGCTTCAGGAACAGCAAAACAAGAGGACAGGAGTACAATGACATTTCTCAGCTTCTGAGCTTGTAACAAACTCATCCAGTGATGTTCTGAATTTGCAGCCCTGCCCACACCACTGTGTCCTTTACACCCCTGTGAAGGCATCAGagtgggggttttatttttaaacctgtttCTGTGGTGTCTCCACAGCATAACCTGACCATGAGCTTCAAAATGCAGCAACCCCAAAAAATACCTGGCATTCTCATGGCAAGACACTGCAGAAGAATTACTGTCAAAGCATCACAGCAGGAAAATGATCTGAaggaattttttctctctttaccACTCTGTCCTTCATGCAAAACATCATCTTATTGAAGtcaaacagtaaaataattgtAATGCTTTCCAAACAGGAGACATCTCTCACCAGTGAATCACAGTGACTGAAGAGATAAATGTGTTCCCATAACAACTGAAAACACAATGATAAAGCAACAAAAGGTTGGTGATGCAAGCTCCATCAGATCAGCACTGGAGTGGGACTTCCCTCTCTAATTAATTACTTACAGTGCACTGACTCCTTGTCCGAGGTTTCCAGGTGCCCCATGTATGACTGGACCTCATGGACTTGCCTATCAAAAGATAAAGAGTAAATTAACAGCAGAAGTCAGTTAATAGctagaaaaaataatcatttttcAATACCTcaattttcagcttcttttacTTAAAAGTATTCTTTAGACCAGAACAGTAACCAGCTGCATGCTACTCAGTGCAGACAATCACTGAGCACAAAAACTCAACCCAGGGCCATGCTGGCACTTAACACACACCTCCCAGAGCACTTTCAGAGTGAAAACAAGAATCAAGGTGaaaagtttgtttttcccttcaaTGTTGGTATTTATGTTGGGATTTATAACCCCTGTGCCACCCCCCCTGTCATGCTGAAAGCCATTTATTCCAAGACAACAATGTAGACAAGATTCCAGTGGCAGCAGAACTCCCAagtgcagagcacagcagaggaaagaTGTAGCTGGAAGAGGAGGTGGTGCAAGTGAAACCTGAGCAAGGTTTGGTCTCTCCcttctcaaaaagaaaacagaaacactggCAAAGGGAAGGGcaataaatatatgtaaagtACAGGGCAGCTTTGATGCAATTGTTCCTTCTGGGCTGAGGAGAGAACAGGGAGCAGCATGAGTGGCACTGGGGAAGGTGACTCAGGAATGACTTTCAGTGCCTGTCACACCTTACACACTACAGAGGcaccaaagaaaattaaaagagagcTAAAaactgaggagcaggaggaactCCTCATGGTGGACAAGCAGcaccaaataaaaagaaaaattaaaaaaaaaagccccaggcTTTGAATTTTGGGGCAGCTGGGACAATCTTCAACTGAAGTGTCACACCATATCTTTGCCCTCTTCTCTCTGTCCTAAGGATCTGCAGTCAGACTGCTGAACACTGGGACACACCTGGTGTGGACAATCTGACAGCAGCTGGGATCCAGGCATCAAGAAATGCATTTTAGAACTTAAAATAGcatgaaatttttcaaaaaatatttcaaatatcaTAATTTTTGTCACATTAGTGACTCTTTTTAGGGTAtgtgtatacatacacacacgcacacacataTAACTACAGCACAATCTTATGAAGCCAGACCTCAGAAACCAACTTACCCAAcacagtaataaaatatttattcttcagTTATTATATGTGGGTGTTTAGTAACTATCATGGCTGAGTTCCAAACCATGACACTGTTCTGCTAAGGAGAAACTCAAGTATGTCCTAAGGACTGAAATTAACACAGAATTAATTGAGTACCCActgccttccaacccagacttgttctctggtttggttttcaaGCAGTTTCCCTTGGATGCCCCCAGTGGGACTCTCCCCCTGCCAGAAAATATGGTAAGTCTGAAAAGAAGGTGGGAGGAGGGCTTGGAAATTCAGAATATTCCCAGACAGACAACAaattacaacagaaaaacaactcaGTAAGTGCAatgcccccagaagctgtggctgccccatccctggcagtgttgaaggttggatggggcttggagcaccctgggctggtgggaggagCACCACCTGGCTGGTGGCTGCCCCCCCCTGGCACGGGGGGGGGCTTTGAGGtgcctccaacccaaaccagtctgggatcaCAGAATAAGGCAATATTTAAACTGGAACAAGACAGAATTATTCCTTTTATCAGTAGCAGTCACTATTCTGGGTATGGATCTCTAGAGCACCAGCAGGATCTCCAGCTCATTGTTACTGCACCATTGTTTACCACTCCACCTCCTTCAACAGAGCTCAACAAAACCCCATTATCACAGAAATTTGGAAGATTTGGATTAACAGCCTCTTTTGGCTCTTTCCCACATGCTACTTTGTATAGCACTGAGCTGCAAGACTCTTCACCTTATTTCACAGTTTTCACACCACTCCTCACTCAGTACACAGCCATTATCTGTGAAACAGCAATTTTTATCATCGTGGAGCCACACGTTTGTGTCTGTGAACTGTCACAAAACACATGCAGGCCATTCAGACCCCAACCAAATCAGTCGGCCTTAAATGTGTGTAAACCCGGTGAAAGAGAAGCCCCTTTCTTGGGGTGAATCCCCCCTGCGCCTCAGAGCCCCTAGGCGACCAGAGGCCGGGGCTGGCCCGGGGCAGGCCCGGGGCTGACGTGGCCGTCAGGAGGCCGGGGCTCCGGGCAGCCACAGGCCCAGCCGGCGGCCACTGGCTCCACAAACCTCCCGGTTCCGCTGCGGGGTGTCAGGAGACAATTTTTACCACAGAAAAGTTCTGCGGGGGCACCGAGAGGGATCCCCCCCACAGCCGCTCGCCCCACTCCCGCCTCAGGCCGACCCCAGGACGCGGCCCTCGGGGCTCAGGGGGAGCAGGGCCGTCATCCCCAACACCCTCCGCCCCGCCAAACCCCTCCCTGCCAAACCCCTCCCTGCCAAACCCCTCCCTGCCAAACCCCTTCCCGCCGCCTCGCCCCCCGCCTCACGCACTTGTTGGTCTGGTGGTAGAGCCCCTCCATGGCCACCCCCACCCCGGCACTTCCGGACCCGCCAACTTCCGCTTCCGGGGACACTTCCCCCACTTCCCCTTCAGGCGCCTGAGCCAGGACCGGCCGCAAGGGGGCGCTGCTGCATCGGCACCTcctgaggggagaggaggggggggggaagtaaGGGGAGACCAGGAGtgaggggacatggggaggggggacatggggagagagaggggacatggggacacctGGAgtgaggggacatggggacacccGGGGTTTGTAAACACTGGATCTGGCTCCAACTTTGCCCGTGCtgatcccagactggtttgggttggaggggcctcaaagcccccccagtgccccccctgccatgggcagggacacctcccaccagcccagggggctccaagtcccatccaaccttcaacactgccagggatggggcagccacagcttctgggggcaacctgggcacccaggggctcacCCCAAAGGATTCTTTTTTCATATCTAATaccaatctcccctctttcaatTTGAAACCTTtcccctctcatcccatccctccaggcccttgtcccacGTCCCTccctgtaggcagcaggtggcaggacctgccgagtaatgagctcagtcggtgctcagcctcacctgtgcccagtcagggctggcccaagtgcgcatgctcaaagatcaagggccaataaaaggtggggcctgagaccggcaaatggctcattctgaagcagctcagcagcggtgctggtcgaggccagttctctactgatcctgtcctcattcagagcctattATCGCTACGAAGTTCGCCTCCTGCTACacctccccacctttcctgtaCCCGCTTTAGGTGCTCTAAGGCCTCCCTGGATCCTTCCCTTCCCTAGGTtgaacaacctcaactctctcagtctgtcctcaccAAGGGTTTCTCCAGCCCTCAGATGATCTTTGTGGAGCAGGTCCCTGTCTGACCCGTGCTGAGGAtcccagaactgagcacagtGCTCCTGCTCGGCTCTGTAGCAGTGAAGTCATCCCGGGAAGTCTTGGGTGACCAACAAATGTGGAGATTAAAATACCATGCAGAAAGCAAGAGGAATCCTGCATCTAGGCATGCCCTCTGGAACTGCTGTTCTGGCTTTTTGATCATCGTTACCATCTTCTCTGGACCTTTCCTACCTGTCCCATTCAGACTTTCATTTTTAGAGAACTGCTTTACCTCCCAAGGTTTGTTCCCAAGTGGTCACATTTGGCTCAGGGCATCCATTGTGCAAatagctttgttttcttatcAGTCCTGCTTTCCCTCGTGCCTTCAGACACATGAAATTCCCCACCCTGGGTTATCAACCTTTCACCATGTACCAGCAGGTTCCTCTTGTTTTTCACAGACCTGGCAGCTCAGCCCTTGCTCTGGGCTTGCATGAAGACTGCTTTCAGTTAGCTCATCTGTTTCATAATTGTTCTGACCAGGTAATCAACTGCAGTTGAAGCCCCAAACCTTTTCGTGTGTTCTGTACTACAAAAGCTGATGTGCTTTATATGGTTGGAGTCTGCTGAGCCACCCAAATTCCTTCAACCTTTTAACTTTGTGGGAGAA is a genomic window of Heliangelus exortis chromosome 29, bHelExo1.hap1, whole genome shotgun sequence containing:
- the GOSR2 gene encoding Golgi SNAP receptor complex member 2 isoform X2, translated to MEGLYHQTNKQVHEVQSYMGHLETSDKESVHLVENEIQARIDNIFSNLERLEIQSSKEPPNKRQNAKLRVEQLKYDVQHLQTALRNFQHRRYLREQQERQREELLARSFTTNGTQKKILDVVNTLGLSNTVMRLIEKRAFQDKYFMIGGMILTCVVMFLVVQYLT
- the GOSR2 gene encoding Golgi SNAP receptor complex member 2 isoform X1, which encodes MEGLYHQTNKQVHEVQSYMGHLETSDKESVHLVENEIQARIDNIFSNLERLEIQSSKEPPNKRQNAKLRVEQLKYDVQHLQTALRNFQHRRYLREQQERQREELLARSFTTNDSDTTIPIDETLQFNESLQNAHRGMDDLIGSGTNILQGLRDQRVTLKGTQKKILDVVNTLGLSNTVMRLIEKRAFQDKYFMIGGMILTCVVMFLVVQYLT